One region of Phragmites australis chromosome 18, lpPhrAust1.1, whole genome shotgun sequence genomic DNA includes:
- the LOC133899698 gene encoding protein SENSITIVE TO PROTON RHIZOTOXICITY 2-like, which yields MIPGGGNPYFLQNHHQQQQLFHALDGMDGSGAFMGAAGDAEPAVSESADTHCHALLYNLSVLKDKVQQVQPLVGLAVAHDGNSGPVAAVSGASVVIQEIISAASSMMYAFQQLCSHGTSSANAAAQEDHSIAVSNHGAAAGHAKNGGTVDSGCGDQQASVVIDHVMQQWQQHTVGYDNRIHSKTAAVATSSQATGMAEEADTIIELDAAELLAKYTHYCQLCGKGFKRDANLRMHMRAHGDEYKSSAALANPAKASATAGGDAAAGVRNSSNRSYYSCPQEGCRWNRKHAKFQPLKSVICAKNHYKRSHCPKMYVCNRCHRKHFSVLSDLRTHEKHCGDHRWLCSCGTSFSRKDKLIGHLALFAGHQPAVPLGRNPNGWRSSSSTSAQLGT from the coding sequence ATGATCCCGGGAGGAGGAAACCCATACTTCCTGCAgaaccaccaccagcagcagcagctgttCCATGCCCTCGATGGCATGGACGGCAGCGGCGCATTCATGGGCGCGGCCGGCGACGCCGAGCCGGCGGTGTCCGAGTCGGCCGACACGCACTGCCACGCGCTGCTCTACAACCTGTCCGTGCTCAAGGACAAGGTGCAGCAGGTACAGCCTCTCGTCGGCCTCGCGGTCGCGCACGACGGCAACAGCGGACCCGTCGCCGCCGTGTCCGGGGCCAGCGTCGTCATCCAGGAGATcatctccgccgcctcctcgatgATGTACGCCTTCCAGCAGCTTTGCAGCCACGGAACCTCGTCCGCTAACGCCGCCGCGCAGGAGGATCACAGCATCGCCGTCAGCAACCACGGCGCCGCAGCCGGCCATGCCAAGAACGGCGGCACAGTGGACAGTGGCTGCGGCGACCAGCAAGCCTCCGTCGTCATTGACCATGTCATgcagcagtggcagcagcacaCCGTCGGCTACGACAACCGTATCCACAGCAAGACGGCGGCCGTGGCCACGTCATCGCAGGCAACGGGGATGGCCGAGGAGGCCGACACGATCATTGAGTTGGACGCGGCGGAGCTGCTGGCCAAGTACACGCACTACTGCCAGTTGTGCGGCAAGGGGTTCAAGCGCGACGCCAACCTGCGTATGCACATGCGCGCGCACGGCGACGAGTACAAGAGCAGCGCGGCGCTGGCGAACCCGGCCAAGGCGAGTGCTACCGCCGGGGGAGACGCGGCGGCGGGGGTGAGGAACAGCAGCAATAGGTCCTACTACTCGTGCCCGCAGGAGGGGTGCCGGTGGAACAGGAAGCACGCCAAGTTCCAGCCGCTCAAGTCGGTGATCTGCGCCAAGAACCACTACAAGCGCAGCCACTGCCCCAAGATGTACGTCTGCAACCGCTGCCACCGCAAGCACTTCTCCGTGCTCTCCGACCTCCGCACCCACGAGAAACACTGCGGCGACCACCGCTGGCTCTGCTCCTGCGGCACCTCCTTCTCCCGCAAGGACAAGCTCATTGGCCACCTCGCTCTCTTCGCCGGCCACCAGCCCGCCGTACCGCTCGGCAGGAACCCCAACGGCTGGAGGTCCTCATCGTCAACATCGGCGCAGCTCGGCACGTAA